One Nostoc punctiforme PCC 73102 DNA window includes the following coding sequences:
- a CDS encoding EndoU domain-containing protein — MSKLAFTLKVSTGAVILLTLCVTSANSTTISEGFESGTKTSYADADVNLSTGLWNLNDALIGDLSTDRKNGAKSARIRNSGRVTMRFDRTTGAGSITIKYAKFGTDANTTWGVWCSTNSGSSWIQIGSTVNTTSTALQTATFTPNISGSVRCEIRKTDGTANRTNIDDIIINDYGSSGSTSPSLPAGSVPLFDDINNPVSGLAYGSPADVTPSAPALNSFDTAVVNLCSVPGTVVSRTGFQSMMQNNPTVLANIKAYVGGYLKVGRTSDTDFLNDLTNLWFNVAGFDHVFCGEPVQGGSIGGLHFVGRYVELQNKGLAGRLNNNTFREEVVPNTVYTMGVVMKVGTGTAQSTIKGYPYTLNAEEILSNASLGYKNNPNTSTTNQACLLGITDENRTFQAVFVRRQGGIRTFYPDATPDATPNCIQ; from the coding sequence ATGTCTAAGTTAGCTTTCACTTTAAAAGTATCAACAGGAGCAGTTATACTGCTTACCCTTTGCGTAACTAGTGCAAATAGCACCACAATTTCTGAAGGTTTTGAGAGTGGTACAAAAACAAGTTATGCAGATGCTGATGTTAATCTCAGCACAGGCTTATGGAATTTGAATGATGCTCTAATTGGTGATCTCAGCACTGACAGAAAAAATGGTGCAAAGTCTGCCCGCATTCGTAATAGTGGTAGAGTGACGATGCGATTTGATCGCACTACAGGTGCAGGCTCTATTACTATCAAATACGCTAAGTTTGGTACTGACGCTAATACTACTTGGGGTGTTTGGTGTTCAACTAACAGTGGCTCTTCATGGATACAAATCGGCTCCACTGTCAATACCACTTCTACAGCCTTGCAAACAGCGACTTTTACACCCAACATCTCTGGTAGTGTTCGCTGTGAAATTCGTAAGACTGATGGAACTGCAAACCGAACCAACATTGATGACATCATAATTAATGATTATGGTTCTTCCGGTTCCACTTCTCCTTCTCTACCAGCCGGTTCTGTACCTTTGTTTGACGATATCAACAACCCTGTATCCGGGTTAGCCTATGGTAGCCCGGCTGATGTTACACCGAGCGCCCCAGCCCTCAATAGCTTTGACACAGCAGTAGTCAATCTTTGCAGCGTTCCAGGTACTGTTGTCAGTCGCACTGGCTTCCAGTCTATGATGCAGAATAACCCTACTGTCTTGGCAAATATCAAAGCATACGTGGGAGGATATCTCAAAGTAGGTCGTACTTCAGATACTGATTTCTTGAACGATTTAACCAATCTTTGGTTTAATGTCGCAGGTTTTGACCATGTATTCTGTGGAGAACCAGTTCAAGGAGGCTCTATTGGTGGGCTACATTTTGTTGGTCGTTATGTGGAACTGCAAAATAAGGGTTTAGCTGGACGACTGAATAATAATACGTTTAGGGAAGAAGTTGTTCCCAACACAGTCTACACAATGGGTGTTGTCATGAAGGTAGGTACTGGCACTGCTCAGTCTACTATCAAAGGTTATCCTTACACCCTCAATGCTGAAGAAATTTTGTCAAACGCATCTTTAGGTTACAAGAACAACCCCAACACTAGCACCACTAACCAAGCATGTCTTCTGGGCATCACAGATGAGAATAGAACTTTTCAAGCCGTATTTGTCAGAAGACAAGGCGGTATCCGTACTTTTTATCCCGATGCTACTCCTGACGCTACCCCCAACTGTATCCAGTAA
- a CDS encoding GIY-YIG nuclease family protein has protein sequence MKPGYIYLIHSVGTYRYKIGLTVAPRTPEERLKELNSRQSPYPLKLIHSVFVTDVYKVEKEIHQACKSFNVYREWFEFTKNAYLQQVIQLMERSNVAQIPNNNHQDYGQNHQKLSVSLPIIPRDIERASQEREEIPKYLISRRYEPHNRLRQGIVGEKNKKKKIKKREPTVLGKVFNNNFLFLVAIVICIILFLYVVSILI, from the coding sequence ATGAAACCAGGGTACATTTATTTAATTCATAGTGTAGGCACCTATAGATACAAAATAGGGCTAACTGTAGCACCACGGACACCAGAGGAAAGATTAAAAGAACTGAATAGCCGTCAAAGTCCCTACCCGTTGAAACTCATTCATTCTGTATTTGTTACTGACGTTTACAAAGTAGAGAAAGAGATTCATCAAGCTTGTAAGTCATTTAATGTTTATAGGGAGTGGTTTGAATTTACAAAGAACGCATATTTGCAACAAGTTATTCAGTTAATGGAGCGTAGTAATGTAGCGCAAATACCAAATAATAATCATCAGGATTACGGTCAAAATCATCAAAAACTAAGTGTTTCTTTGCCTATAATTCCTAGAGATATTGAACGTGCAAGTCAAGAGAGAGAGGAAATCCCAAAATATTTAATATCCAGACGATATGAACCCCACAATCGGTTGAGACAAGGCATAGTCGGGGAGAAAAACAAGAAGAAGAAAATTAAGAAAAGGGAACCTACTGTTTTAGGTAAAGTTTTCAATAATAATTTTTTATTTTTAGTAGCAATAGTCATTTGTATTATTTTATTTTTATATGTTGTGAGTATATTGATTTAA
- a CDS encoding transposase — protein sequence MGLPFKELLPTSVIEQAMKELKIRYYRQLFDPIVTIWAFLSQVLDTDKSCHNTVSKVISYLAGQEVELPSTDTSSYCQARKTSMRKGKIVGSCDKLVTWYKPEKCPKGLSKDEFYALPLTINLREIYYYIVVPGFRTEQVSLITTLLDITTYSTLDIVGLYGKRWDVEIDLRHLKTTLGMDVLRCKTPSMVRKEIYVYLLAYNLLRGLMWSSGTTYRTPPLRLSLQATCHHLNNFIPELLAATSTKRLQIYCNAT from the coding sequence TTGGGATTACCTTTTAAAGAGCTATTACCAACAAGTGTAATTGAGCAAGCCATGAAGGAACTAAAAATTAGATATTATCGACAATTGTTTGACCCAATAGTAACGATTTGGGCGTTTTTGTCTCAGGTTTTGGATACTGATAAAAGTTGTCACAATACAGTAAGTAAAGTCATTTCTTATTTGGCTGGACAAGAAGTAGAACTTCCATCAACAGATACAAGTTCTTATTGTCAAGCTCGAAAAACGTCCATGCGTAAAGGTAAAATTGTTGGAAGTTGTGACAAGCTGGTAACTTGGTATAAGCCTGAAAAATGTCCAAAGGGATTGAGTAAAGATGAATTTTATGCTCTACCTTTAACCATAAATCTACGAGAAATTTATTATTACATTGTTGTTCCTGGCTTTCGTACTGAACAAGTTAGTTTAATTACTACTCTCTTAGATATAACAACTTATTCAACTCTGGATATTGTTGGGCTTTACGGTAAACGTTGGGATGTTGAAATAGATTTGAGACATCTAAAAACTACTCTGGGAATGGATGTTTTACGCTGTAAAACTCCTTCAATGGTACGCAAAGAAATTTATGTTTATTTGCTTGCTTACAATCTACTTCGTGGTTTGATGTGGTCGTCAGGTACTACTTACCGTACTCCTCCATTGCGCCTATCACTGCAAGCTACTTGCCATCATTTAAATAACTTTATTCCCGAATTGTTAGCCGCAACTTCAACAAAACGTCTTCAAATTTATTGCAATGCAACTTAA
- a CDS encoding acylase, translating into MSYLHKGFKKKLFRLLAFILGILFTFVVGSYTPAQVTKSTEILWDTYGIPHIYGKDVPSAFQAFGWAQMQSHGNLLLRLYGQARGRAAEYWGEKYLESDRWVQTMGVPERARSWYTSQSPAFRSYLNAFAAGINAYAREHGELIDDEVEVVLPVKAEDVLAHLHRVLHFTFIVSPEEVAASVAGDIQHEPKAGSNGWAIAPSHSANGKAMLLANPHLPWADLYLWYEAQLTAPGIDAYGATLVGIPVLAIAFNNNLGWTHTVNTFDGWDAYELKLVDNGYRFDGKVRPFETTTLSLKVKQEDGTIRNQPLVVKRSIHGPVLTEKGGKAIALRVVGLDRPKVLEQWWDMARSQNLKQFQTVLQRLQLPMFTVMYADRNGNIMHHFNGNVPVRSQGNFEYWERIISGDTSKTLWTKIHPYKDLPRIINPKSGWLQNTNDPPWTTTFPAAIKADSYPSYMAPRSPYFPMNFRTERSLKMLFEDEKISFDEMVQYKHSTRMELADRILDDLIPAARKQGSSLARLAADTLEAWDRQANADSKGAVLFAAWAEQMNWDKGFSKPWSEKSPFTTPDGLADPSSAVAILEAAATKVEKAYGTIDVAWGDVFRVAIGNKDLPANGGVGELGIFRVLNFVPGSQSRFQAVAGDSFVAAIEFSQPVKAMALISYGNATQPGSPHLSDQLQLFTLKHLRPVWHQRSDILAHLEERKVF; encoded by the coding sequence ATGAGCTATTTACATAAAGGTTTCAAAAAAAAATTATTTCGACTTTTAGCTTTTATACTTGGTATTTTATTTACTTTCGTTGTTGGAAGCTACACTCCTGCACAGGTCACAAAATCCACTGAAATACTCTGGGATACCTATGGCATACCTCACATATATGGCAAGGATGTCCCAAGTGCATTTCAAGCCTTCGGTTGGGCGCAGATGCAAAGTCATGGTAACTTGCTTTTGCGACTTTATGGTCAAGCACGTGGACGTGCTGCCGAATATTGGGGAGAGAAATATTTAGAATCAGACCGTTGGGTACAGACTATGGGAGTTCCAGAACGCGCTCGTTCTTGGTACACTTCTCAAAGTCCAGCTTTTCGTAGCTACCTGAATGCCTTTGCTGCTGGAATTAATGCTTATGCTCGGGAGCATGGCGAACTGATTGATGATGAAGTAGAAGTAGTGTTGCCAGTCAAAGCAGAAGATGTTCTGGCTCACTTACATCGAGTTCTGCATTTTACTTTTATTGTTAGCCCAGAAGAGGTTGCAGCAAGTGTTGCAGGGGATATTCAGCATGAGCCAAAAGCAGGGTCTAATGGTTGGGCGATCGCTCCATCACATTCTGCAAATGGCAAAGCGATGCTGCTTGCAAACCCACACTTGCCTTGGGCGGATTTATACTTATGGTACGAAGCCCAACTGACTGCTCCAGGTATTGATGCTTACGGAGCAACACTTGTGGGAATTCCTGTGTTGGCGATCGCATTTAACAATAATTTGGGCTGGACTCATACCGTCAACACTTTCGATGGCTGGGATGCTTACGAACTTAAATTAGTTGACAATGGTTATCGCTTCGATGGCAAAGTTCGTCCCTTCGAGACCACAACCCTTTCTTTGAAGGTAAAACAAGAAGACGGCACAATACGCAACCAACCTCTAGTTGTAAAACGTTCTATCCACGGACCAGTGCTGACAGAGAAAGGCGGTAAAGCTATAGCACTACGCGTTGTCGGTCTCGATCGACCAAAGGTACTTGAACAGTGGTGGGATATGGCGCGCTCCCAAAATTTGAAACAATTTCAAACCGTACTCCAGCGCTTGCAATTGCCAATGTTCACGGTGATGTATGCAGATAGAAATGGGAATATCATGCACCATTTCAACGGTAATGTTCCAGTTCGTTCTCAAGGTAATTTTGAATACTGGGAAAGGATTATTTCTGGTGATACTTCCAAGACATTATGGACGAAAATCCATCCTTATAAAGATTTACCACGCATTATCAACCCGAAAAGCGGATGGTTGCAAAATACCAACGACCCGCCTTGGACAACGACGTTTCCTGCTGCTATTAAAGCAGATAGTTACCCTTCTTACATGGCACCTCGTTCCCCGTATTTTCCGATGAATTTTCGGACAGAGCGTTCTCTAAAAATGCTCTTTGAGGATGAGAAAATCTCCTTTGATGAAATGGTGCAATACAAACATTCGACCCGCATGGAACTAGCCGATCGCATCTTGGATGACTTAATCCCGGCAGCACGCAAGCAAGGAAGTTCCTTAGCGCGGCTAGCTGCTGATACCCTAGAAGCCTGGGATCGGCAAGCCAATGCAGATAGCAAGGGTGCGGTACTCTTTGCCGCTTGGGCAGAACAGATGAACTGGGATAAAGGGTTTAGCAAACCTTGGAGTGAAAAATCTCCATTCACCACACCAGACGGTTTAGCCGATCCATCTAGTGCAGTCGCAATACTAGAAGCTGCTGCTACCAAAGTTGAAAAAGCATACGGGACAATAGATGTGGCATGGGGAGATGTTTTTCGGGTAGCGATCGGCAATAAGGATTTGCCTGCTAATGGTGGCGTTGGAGAACTTGGTATTTTCCGCGTTCTCAATTTTGTTCCGGGATCGCAAAGTCGCTTTCAAGCAGTTGCTGGTGATTCGTTCGTCGCTGCGATTGAGTTTTCTCAACCAGTAAAGGCAATGGCACTCATTAGCTACGGCAATGCTACTCAACCAGGTTCGCCCCATCTTAGCGATCAGTTACAGCTGTTCACTCTCAAACATTTGCGTCCAGTTTGGCATCAGCGCTCAGATATCCTAGCTCATTTAGAAGAGCGCAAGGTGTTCTAA
- a CDS encoding thioesterase II family protein, with translation MTTTPTLNFCVTYPKPNPQASLRLFCFPYAGGSSLIFRTWLDSLPTTVEVCPIELPGRGMQMRTALFSQLEPLISAIAPVLLPHLDKPFAFFGHSMGAIVSFELARLLRKQYSLSPIHLFVSGRHAPQIPDPDPPIHALSEPAFKEELRRLNGTPEAVLENAELMQLLVPILRADFAVLETYVYTTESPLNCPITAFGGLQDRKVSYDELQAWQEQTNAAFLLQMFPGNHFFLHSAQSLLLESLSQELWQITSEIQLLP, from the coding sequence ATGACAACAACACCAACATTGAACTTCTGCGTTACCTATCCCAAGCCAAATCCTCAAGCTTCGCTGCGTTTATTCTGCTTCCCATACGCAGGTGGTAGTTCTCTCATTTTTCGCACATGGTTAGACAGTCTACCCACAACTGTCGAAGTTTGTCCCATTGAACTACCTGGACGAGGTATGCAAATGAGGACAGCCCTATTCTCGCAGTTAGAACCCCTTATCAGTGCGATCGCTCCAGTCCTGCTTCCACATTTAGATAAACCATTCGCCTTCTTCGGTCATAGTATGGGAGCGATCGTCAGCTTTGAACTAGCCCGTTTACTTCGCAAACAGTACAGTTTGTCACCCATACACTTGTTTGTTTCGGGTCGCCACGCTCCGCAAATTCCCGATCCAGATCCACCCATCCATGCTCTAAGCGAACCTGCTTTCAAAGAAGAACTACGCCGTCTGAATGGGACTCCTGAAGCAGTGCTAGAAAACGCCGAACTGATGCAACTTCTTGTTCCGATTCTTCGTGCAGACTTTGCGGTTCTGGAAACTTATGTGTACACTACCGAATCACCACTTAACTGCCCCATCACCGCTTTTGGTGGTTTACAGGATCGCAAGGTTAGTTACGATGAACTCCAAGCTTGGCAGGAGCAGACAAATGCTGCATTCTTATTACAAATGTTTCCTGGGAACCATTTTTTCCTGCACTCAGCCCAATCACTCCTGCTAGAGTCTTTGTCTCAAGAATTGTGGCAAATTACCAGCGAGATACAGTTGCTCCCTTAA
- a CDS encoding MbtH family protein: MYQDDKEDTTIYKVVVNHEEQYSIWPIDRENALGWRDAGHSGLKAECLEYIKQVWTDMRPLSLRKKMEEAAHSQT; this comes from the coding sequence ATGTATCAAGACGACAAAGAAGACACGACGATTTACAAAGTAGTAGTCAATCATGAGGAGCAATATTCCATTTGGCCTATTGACCGAGAAAACGCTCTTGGTTGGCGAGATGCAGGTCATAGTGGTCTAAAGGCGGAATGTCTTGAGTATATAAAGCAAGTATGGACGGACATGAGACCACTAAGTTTAAGGAAGAAGATGGAAGAAGCAGCTCATAGCCAGACATAA
- a CDS encoding aldo/keto reductase, with protein sequence MKYVNFGKTGLKVSRLCLGTLSYGSPQWEEWILPEETSRPFIQKALELGINFFDTADMYSQGVSEQILGRSLKDFAKREQVVIATKVYYPMGDSPNDKGLSRKHIMNSIDASLRRLQTDYVDIYQIHRWDYETPIEETLAALHDIVKAGKARYIGASSMYAWQFAKALYLADMHGWTRFVSMQNLYNLIYREEEREMLPLCQTEGIAVIPWSPIARGFLAGNQPRHSPAKTIRARTDYQLDYEEFDFEIVDRVMNIAKQRGVSAAQISLAWLLHQPSVTAPIIGATKIEHLEEAVATLDLVMDNDERTLLEQPYKPRAIFGLD encoded by the coding sequence ATGAAATATGTCAATTTTGGTAAAACTGGATTGAAAGTTTCGCGTTTGTGCCTCGGCACTCTGAGTTATGGTAGTCCTCAATGGGAAGAATGGATACTTCCAGAAGAAACGAGTCGTCCGTTCATCCAAAAAGCCCTAGAGTTGGGAATTAATTTTTTTGACACTGCTGATATGTACTCGCAGGGAGTTAGCGAACAAATCCTTGGCCGATCGCTCAAGGACTTTGCCAAAAGGGAGCAGGTTGTTATTGCCACCAAGGTTTACTATCCGATGGGGGATAGTCCAAATGACAAAGGCTTGTCTCGTAAGCACATCATGAACAGTATCGATGCCTCGTTACGACGATTACAGACAGATTATGTAGATATTTATCAGATTCATCGCTGGGACTACGAGACACCGATTGAGGAAACTCTTGCGGCACTGCATGATATTGTAAAGGCAGGTAAGGCTCGTTACATTGGGGCTTCTAGCATGTACGCTTGGCAGTTTGCTAAAGCGCTTTACTTGGCTGATATGCATGGTTGGACTCGTTTTGTTTCCATGCAGAATCTTTACAACTTGATTTACCGCGAAGAAGAGCGAGAGATGCTGCCGTTGTGTCAAACTGAGGGCATCGCGGTGATTCCGTGGAGTCCTATTGCACGAGGCTTTCTAGCTGGTAATCAGCCTCGGCATAGTCCTGCTAAGACTATTCGTGCTAGAACCGATTATCAACTCGACTATGAAGAGTTTGATTTTGAAATAGTTGACCGAGTTATGAATATAGCAAAGCAACGCGGTGTATCTGCTGCTCAGATTTCTCTAGCTTGGCTTCTACACCAACCAAGTGTTACTGCTCCCATTATTGGTGCCACAAAGATAGAGCACCTAGAAGAAGCTGTAGCTACATTAGATTTGGTTATGGATAACGACGAGCGCACCTTGCTAGAGCAGCCATACAAACCGCGTGCCATTTTTGGGCTTGACTAG
- a CDS encoding class I SAM-dependent DNA methyltransferase, with amino-acid sequence MSSSSATSYNKFDEPFARIYNEALGPSYNKIALPTLEKLLLPYVPEGASILDLCCGTGELSQWLLNKGYQVTGIDRSQRMLEYAHQNAPNCKLILGDVRFFELPPIFHAVSSMGLGFNHILNLSELTATFHNVYSTLHSNGIFIFDLRLEEAYNSTLNGRILGDIKDEYAWGMKNIYYPETKECRVFVTTFQLREIDCWKRLDTSFSVIGYSRAEVQSTLENVGFTEVSVYDFKLDLALIAEADMVCFVCRKTS; translated from the coding sequence ATGTCTTCGTCTTCAGCAACTAGCTATAACAAATTTGATGAACCATTTGCCCGAATATATAACGAAGCTTTGGGGCCAAGTTACAACAAAATAGCCTTGCCTACCCTAGAAAAATTACTATTACCTTACGTTCCAGAAGGAGCGAGTATCCTTGACCTCTGTTGTGGCACAGGGGAACTGTCACAATGGCTGCTAAATAAAGGCTATCAGGTAACTGGAATTGATCGCTCCCAGAGAATGTTGGAATATGCTCATCAGAATGCACCTAATTGCAAATTGATTCTTGGTGATGTACGCTTCTTTGAATTGCCGCCTATTTTCCATGCAGTTTCTTCAATGGGTTTGGGTTTTAATCACATTCTGAATTTGTCAGAATTAACAGCTACTTTCCATAATGTATATAGTACACTTCATAGCAACGGTATATTTATATTTGACTTACGTCTAGAAGAGGCATATAATTCTACTTTGAACGGTCGTATATTAGGTGATATTAAAGATGAATATGCTTGGGGTATGAAAAATATTTATTATCCAGAAACCAAAGAATGCCGAGTTTTTGTAACAACTTTTCAATTAAGAGAAATAGATTGCTGGAAACGCCTAGATACTAGTTTTTCAGTCATTGGTTATTCTAGGGCTGAAGTTCAGTCAACTTTAGAAAATGTTGGTTTCACAGAAGTTAGTGTATATGATTTTAAACTTGACTTAGCATTAATCGCAGAAGCAGATATGGTCTGCTTTGTTTGCCGTAAAACTAGCTAA
- a CDS encoding TauD/TfdA dioxygenase family protein, with protein MNDMIGKIEPLGTSTGKILYNSHCQNILDLSVAETMEIFKSSGVILFRDFGVTPKQMKDFSEQFSGKHIIDFTKVSIDSDKYVNFVDGGMDGLIPHCENSCFPFRPDVIWFCCTVPAEQEGETLFWDGIRVWEELSQESKQLFLSKQLKFSYKNVPVDILKGIIGSNANTIDDIKQRLDSVDGVSYQFNDDKTVSVEYTCSSVVNNKYNHQNAFANHFWVYQKRTEEAIFDDGSRASDEVADEIERIFDKLTEKIPWKAGDLVMMDNSRFLHGRGAFTDNRRQVFTTLSNLKF; from the coding sequence ATGAATGATATGATCGGTAAAATAGAGCCACTAGGCACTAGCACAGGAAAGATACTATATAATAGTCATTGTCAAAATATTCTTGACCTCTCTGTAGCAGAGACTATGGAGATATTCAAGTCATCTGGAGTTATTCTATTTCGAGATTTTGGAGTAACTCCCAAGCAGATGAAAGATTTTTCAGAACAATTTAGTGGGAAGCATATTATAGATTTTACAAAAGTCAGCATTGATTCTGACAAGTATGTCAATTTTGTAGATGGCGGGATGGATGGTCTTATTCCTCATTGCGAAAATTCTTGTTTTCCCTTTCGACCTGATGTTATTTGGTTTTGCTGTACTGTACCAGCCGAACAAGAAGGCGAAACTTTATTTTGGGATGGTATCCGAGTGTGGGAGGAACTGAGTCAAGAATCGAAACAGTTATTTCTTTCCAAGCAACTAAAGTTTTCTTATAAAAATGTTCCGGTTGATATATTGAAAGGAATAATAGGTTCAAATGCTAATACTATAGATGATATCAAGCAAAGGTTAGACAGTGTTGATGGTGTAAGTTATCAGTTTAATGATGATAAAACTGTTTCTGTAGAATATACTTGTTCATCTGTAGTAAACAACAAATATAATCATCAAAATGCATTTGCAAACCACTTTTGGGTATATCAAAAAAGGACAGAAGAAGCAATTTTTGATGACGGTTCAAGAGCTTCTGATGAAGTCGCTGATGAAATAGAGAGAATCTTCGATAAGCTAACAGAAAAGATACCTTGGAAAGCAGGCGATCTGGTAATGATGGATAATTCAAGGTTTTTACACGGTCGTGGAGCCTTTACCGATAACCGACGGCAAGTCTTTACTACTTTAAGCAACCTTAAGTTTTGA